Proteins encoded in a region of the Vicia villosa cultivar HV-30 ecotype Madison, WI linkage group LG5, Vvil1.0, whole genome shotgun sequence genome:
- the LOC131602910 gene encoding fatty acid amide hydrolase-like isoform X2 produces the protein MDFFKTKGAVYKPVKDVNLGPDSTEFYLQANVKAPRMAGILIKIFTWFLESIFGNFLLYILKRNNLFHKHITNADLEESPLYVPLHQFEDQKEQEVKCLDSALTSPEKVHLAIDCLPTTLEKPINGTKSSFNRWTVMDYFRAYTSQDITPNIVAERFIASVNESSKPPLQMGFFINYNVEDILRQANESTLRYQKGEPISVLDGVLVAIKDEIDCLPYPTTGGTKWLHKQRPCTEDACCVKRLRLCGAILVGKTNMHELGAGTSGINPHYGASRNPYDVNRIAGGSSSGSASVVSAGLCPVALGVDGGGSVRMPAALCGVVGLKPTFGRIPHDGVLPLNWTVGMVGILAGTVEDSLIAYAAISGEIPSHLPSSLPAKINLPLLPLTKSLSDIKLAKYGKWFDDCSDDVRLCCSHALSKLHGRFGWKIEDVTLPEIEEMRLAHYVTIASECHTSLDSFRDKNLAEFGWDARVAVKIYGAFSSMEYIKAQKMRNRQLQFHNKIFSEADVIVSPTTGVTAYQIQNDALKTGELDYVNGAALIRYSIAGNFLGLPAVTVPVGYDKLGLPIGLQFIGKPWAEATLIHLAFAMQTICLSEYRKPAIFYDLLRKN, from the exons ATGGATTTCTTCAAAACCAAAGGTGCGGTTTACAAGCCTGTGAAAGATGTGAACTTAGGCCCTGATAGCACTGAATTCTATCTCCAAGCCAATGTTAAAG CTCCGCGCATGGCTGGAATTTTGATCAAGATTTTCACTTGGTTTTTGGAGAGTATATTTGGAAATTTTCTGTTGTATATATTGaagagaaataatctttttcataAG CATATTACAAATGCAGATTTAGAAGAATCACCACTTTATGTTCCCTTACATCAATTTGAAG ACCAGAAAGAACAAGAAGTCAAATGCTTGGATTCTGCTTTGACTTCACCAGAAAAAGTTCATCTTGCAATAGATTGTTTACCTACAACTTTAGAAAAACCAATTAATGGAACAAAGTCTTCGTTTAATCGGTGGACTGTAATGGACTATTTCAGAGCCTACACCTCACAAGATATAACACCAAACATTGTTGCAGAAAGATTTATAGCTTCTGTTAATGAATCTTCGAAACCTCCACTTCAAATGGGATTCTTCATCAACTACAATGTTGAAGATATACTGAGACAAGCCAATGAATCGACTCTTCGATATCAGAAAG GGGAACCTATCTCTGTGCTTGATGGAGTTCTTGTTGCCATCAAAGATGAAATAGACTGTTTACCATATCCTACTACAG GAGGTACAAAGTGGCTGCACAAACAAAGGCCTTGTACGGAAGACGCTTGCTGTGTTAAGCGTTTAAGATTATGCGGCGCCATACTTGTTGGAAAGACTAATATGCATGAACTTGGCGCGGGAACTAGCGGTATAAATCCACATTACGG GGCTTCTAGAAATCCATATGATGTCAATAGGATTGCAGGAGGTTCTTCTAGTGGATCTGCTTCGGTGGTGTCCGCAGGGTTGTGTCCTGTTGCTCTTGGTGTCGATGGGGGAGGTTCTGTAAGGATGCCAGCAGCACTTTGTGGTGTAGTTGGTCTAAAACCGACTTTTGGTCGTATACCTCATGACGG AGTTCTTCCTCTAAACTGGACAGTAGGAATGGTTGGAATACTAGCGGGCACGGTTGAGGACTCATTGATCGC TTATGCAGCAATCAGCGGTGAAATTCCGTCTCATCTGCCCTCTAGTTTGCCT GCCAAGATAAATCTTCCACTGCTGCCTTTAACAAAGTCCTTATCAGACATCAAGTTGGCAAAGTATGGCAAG TGGTTTGATGATTGTAGTGATGATGTCAGATTATGCTGTTCACATGCTCTAAGCAAGCTCCACGGTCGTTTTGGTTGGAAG ATTGAAGATGTAACTTTACCAGAAATTGAAGAAATGCGCCTAGCACATTATGTAACAATTGCATCAGAATGTCACACTTCACTTGATTCCTTTCGAGATAA AAATTTAGCCGAATTCGGATGGGATGCAAGAGTAGCAGTTAAGATCTATGGTGCTTTCAGCAGCATGGAGTATATTAAAGCTCAGAAGATGAG GAACCGTCAATTGCAGTTTCACAACAAAATATTCTCCGAAGCAGATGTCATTGTGTCGCCAACAACCGG TGTGACTGCATACCAAATTCAAAATGATGCACTCAAGACTGGTGAACTCGACTATGTCAACGGAG CTGCACTCATTCGGTATTCCATAGCAGGAAACTTCCTTGGACTTCCTGCAGTCACTGTTCCG GTTGGATATGATAAATTGGGTTTACCAATTGGTCTTCAGTTTATAGGAAAGCCTTGGGCTGAAGCAACACTGATTCACTTGGCATTTGCAATGCAG ACTATATGCTTGTCAGAATACAGAAAGCCAGCTATATTTTATGATCTGCTGagaaaaaactaa
- the LOC131602911 gene encoding filament-like plant protein, which produces MDRRSWLWRRKSSEKSPGETESSGSVSSLSERFSDEQVYPSQATLSPEVTSKAAPNEEVSTPKKYKEGVIDVKTLTNELAAALLEIGAKEDLVKQHSKVAEEAVEGWEKAENEVSSLKQQLDAVRHKNSGLEDRVSHLDGALKECMRQLRQAREVQEQKIHEAVANNSHELDSRRFELERKVAELETQLQTSKADAAASVRSDLHRRLEAMEKENLSLQLELQSRLEELEFRIAERDLSTQAAETASKQHLESIKKVAKLEAECRRLRAMTRKTFNVNDTRSWTASSVYIESFTDSVSDGGEMNEYEPSCSDSCSSALINELDQFKNKKTNEKNHIATSTGINLMDDFLEMERLAALPDTQSVSRYAKEGLGSDQSIAGQGAIEAEMEAMTQKNAELEKKLEKMEADKLEVEMSLAECQMQLETSESRIRAAELKIEELQTQLALANKSNQEAYEELRETKTKKEIVESKLKLAQTEVEELISKVHSLEEEIQKERALSADNSIKSKKLEDELSRIKHEAQVHLDAKNLHKENVNRNLKSKQDKELALATSKFLECQKTIASLGKQLNSLATLEDFLHDSDNSEVITQGPQNGVEQLKPNHTDLSLSKRDSSNSSISHEKSRNGFGKFTPRSKSVSKIR; this is translated from the exons ATGGACCGGAGGAGTTGGTTGTGGCGGAGAAAGTCGTCTGAGAAAAGTCCAGGCGAAACGGAGAGTTCAGGATCAGTATCATCCCTCTCAGAAAGATTTTCTGATGAACAG GTATATCCGAGCCAAGCTACTCTATCACCAGAGGTGACATCGAAGGCTGCGCCAAATGAAGAAGTTAGTACACCGAAGAAATATAAAGAAGGAGTTATTGACGTGAAGACTCTTACAAACGAATTAGCCGCAGCTCTGCTAGAGATTGGTGCCAAAGAAGACTTGGTAAAGCAGCATTCTAAAGTTGCTGAAGAAGCCGTTGAAG gtTGGGAGAAGGCTGAAAATGAAGTTTCGTCTTTGAAACAACAACTTGATGCTGTGAGGCATAAGAACTCGGGTCTTGAAGACCGAGTTAGTCACCTTGATGGGGCACTCAAAGAATGTATGAGGCAGCTTCGCCAAGCTAGAGAAGTGCAAGAGCAAAAGATCCATGAAGCTGTTGCGAATAACTCCCATGAGTTGGACTCCAGAAGATTCGAACTTGAGAGGAAAGTTGCTGAACTTGAGACTCAACTTCAAACATCAAAAGCAGATGCTGCTGCATCTGTTCGTTCTGATCTTCACAGGAGACTCGAGGCTATGGAGAAGGAGAATTTGAGTCTTCAGCTTGAGCTACAATCTCGACTTGAGGAACTGGAGTTCAGGATTGCAGAGAGAGATTTGAGTACCCAAGCTGCCGAAACAGCTAGTAAGCAGCATTTGGAGAGCATCAAGAAGGTTGCTAAGCTTGAAGCTGAGTGCCGTAGACTGAGAGCCATGACTCGTAAAACATTTAATGTGAATGATACCAGGTCTTGGACTGCATCTTCGGTTTATATTGAGTCCTTCACAGATAGCGTGTCAGATGGAGGAGAGATGAATGAATATGAACCGAGCTGTTCCGACTCGTGTTCATCTGCTTTGATTAATGAACTTGATCAATTCAAGAATAAAAAGACTAATGAAAAAAATCATATTGCGACTTCAACTGGGATCAATCTCATGGATGATTTTCTCGAGATGGAAAGGCTTGCTGCCTTGCCTGATACACAAAGTGTAAGCCGCTATGCTAAGGAAGGACTAGGATCAGATCAATCTATTGCAGGTCAGGGTGCAATAGAAGCCGAAATGGAAGCTATGACACAAAAGAATGCCGAATTGGAAAAGAAGCTGGAAAAAATGGAGGCGGATAAACTTGAGGTAGAGATGAGTTTGGCCGAGTGCCAAATGCAGCTCGAGACATCAGAGAGTCGGATAAGAGCAGCAGAGTTGAAGATAGAAGAGCTTCAAACTCAATTAGCTCTAGCCAACAAGTCTAATCAAGAAGCatatgaagaactcagagaaacaaaaacaaagaaggaGATAGTTGAGTCAAAACTCAAACTTGCTCAAACTGAGGTAGAAGAACTGATTTCAAAAGTCCATTCGTTGGAGGAAGAGATTCAGAAGGAGCGAGCTTTGTCTGCTGATAATTCGATCAAGAGCAAGAAATTGGAGGACGAGCTTTCGAGAATTAAGCATGAAGCTCAAGTTCATCTAGACGCCAAGAATTTGCACAAGGAAAATGTTAATCGCAATCTGAAGTCAAAACAG GATAAAGAACTTGCATTGGCCACTAGCAAGTTTCTTGAGTGCCAAAAAACCATTGCATCTCTTGGGAAGCAGTTAAACTCCCTTGCAACCTTGGAAGATTTTCTACATGATTCAGACAACAGTGAAGTTATTACACAAGGTCCTCAAAATGGAGTTGAACAATTGAAACCAAATCACACTGATTTGAGTTTATCTAAAAGAGACTCATCAAACTCATCAATTAGTCATGAGAAAAGCCGTAACGGTTTTGGTaagttcacaccaagaagcaaaAGTGTGAGCAAGATTCGTTGA
- the LOC131602910 gene encoding fatty acid amide hydrolase-like isoform X1 — protein MDFFKTKGAVYKPVKDVNLGPDSTEFYLQANVKAPRMAGILIKIFTWFLESIFGNFLLYILKRNNLFHKHITNADLEESPLYVPLHQFEADQKEQEVKCLDSALTSPEKVHLAIDCLPTTLEKPINGTKSSFNRWTVMDYFRAYTSQDITPNIVAERFIASVNESSKPPLQMGFFINYNVEDILRQANESTLRYQKGEPISVLDGVLVAIKDEIDCLPYPTTGGTKWLHKQRPCTEDACCVKRLRLCGAILVGKTNMHELGAGTSGINPHYGASRNPYDVNRIAGGSSSGSASVVSAGLCPVALGVDGGGSVRMPAALCGVVGLKPTFGRIPHDGVLPLNWTVGMVGILAGTVEDSLIAYAAISGEIPSHLPSSLPAKINLPLLPLTKSLSDIKLAKYGKWFDDCSDDVRLCCSHALSKLHGRFGWKIEDVTLPEIEEMRLAHYVTIASECHTSLDSFRDKNLAEFGWDARVAVKIYGAFSSMEYIKAQKMRNRQLQFHNKIFSEADVIVSPTTGVTAYQIQNDALKTGELDYVNGAALIRYSIAGNFLGLPAVTVPVGYDKLGLPIGLQFIGKPWAEATLIHLAFAMQTICLSEYRKPAIFYDLLRKN, from the exons ATGGATTTCTTCAAAACCAAAGGTGCGGTTTACAAGCCTGTGAAAGATGTGAACTTAGGCCCTGATAGCACTGAATTCTATCTCCAAGCCAATGTTAAAG CTCCGCGCATGGCTGGAATTTTGATCAAGATTTTCACTTGGTTTTTGGAGAGTATATTTGGAAATTTTCTGTTGTATATATTGaagagaaataatctttttcataAG CATATTACAAATGCAGATTTAGAAGAATCACCACTTTATGTTCCCTTACATCAATTTGAAG CAGACCAGAAAGAACAAGAAGTCAAATGCTTGGATTCTGCTTTGACTTCACCAGAAAAAGTTCATCTTGCAATAGATTGTTTACCTACAACTTTAGAAAAACCAATTAATGGAACAAAGTCTTCGTTTAATCGGTGGACTGTAATGGACTATTTCAGAGCCTACACCTCACAAGATATAACACCAAACATTGTTGCAGAAAGATTTATAGCTTCTGTTAATGAATCTTCGAAACCTCCACTTCAAATGGGATTCTTCATCAACTACAATGTTGAAGATATACTGAGACAAGCCAATGAATCGACTCTTCGATATCAGAAAG GGGAACCTATCTCTGTGCTTGATGGAGTTCTTGTTGCCATCAAAGATGAAATAGACTGTTTACCATATCCTACTACAG GAGGTACAAAGTGGCTGCACAAACAAAGGCCTTGTACGGAAGACGCTTGCTGTGTTAAGCGTTTAAGATTATGCGGCGCCATACTTGTTGGAAAGACTAATATGCATGAACTTGGCGCGGGAACTAGCGGTATAAATCCACATTACGG GGCTTCTAGAAATCCATATGATGTCAATAGGATTGCAGGAGGTTCTTCTAGTGGATCTGCTTCGGTGGTGTCCGCAGGGTTGTGTCCTGTTGCTCTTGGTGTCGATGGGGGAGGTTCTGTAAGGATGCCAGCAGCACTTTGTGGTGTAGTTGGTCTAAAACCGACTTTTGGTCGTATACCTCATGACGG AGTTCTTCCTCTAAACTGGACAGTAGGAATGGTTGGAATACTAGCGGGCACGGTTGAGGACTCATTGATCGC TTATGCAGCAATCAGCGGTGAAATTCCGTCTCATCTGCCCTCTAGTTTGCCT GCCAAGATAAATCTTCCACTGCTGCCTTTAACAAAGTCCTTATCAGACATCAAGTTGGCAAAGTATGGCAAG TGGTTTGATGATTGTAGTGATGATGTCAGATTATGCTGTTCACATGCTCTAAGCAAGCTCCACGGTCGTTTTGGTTGGAAG ATTGAAGATGTAACTTTACCAGAAATTGAAGAAATGCGCCTAGCACATTATGTAACAATTGCATCAGAATGTCACACTTCACTTGATTCCTTTCGAGATAA AAATTTAGCCGAATTCGGATGGGATGCAAGAGTAGCAGTTAAGATCTATGGTGCTTTCAGCAGCATGGAGTATATTAAAGCTCAGAAGATGAG GAACCGTCAATTGCAGTTTCACAACAAAATATTCTCCGAAGCAGATGTCATTGTGTCGCCAACAACCGG TGTGACTGCATACCAAATTCAAAATGATGCACTCAAGACTGGTGAACTCGACTATGTCAACGGAG CTGCACTCATTCGGTATTCCATAGCAGGAAACTTCCTTGGACTTCCTGCAGTCACTGTTCCG GTTGGATATGATAAATTGGGTTTACCAATTGGTCTTCAGTTTATAGGAAAGCCTTGGGCTGAAGCAACACTGATTCACTTGGCATTTGCAATGCAG ACTATATGCTTGTCAGAATACAGAAAGCCAGCTATATTTTATGATCTGCTGagaaaaaactaa
- the LOC131605650 gene encoding uncharacterized protein LOC131605650, whose amino-acid sequence MVYADSSRSSPFSTKRIELFQRLNYKKVSFSEDEGEDADEIQPGITKFTEGCKAFKMAFKSIIQKSVSDDLLGPVLSAQKNLVIEKLAEEEAERKVKGEAKKEKLMLAEKGHVKPATYLDSHEKFLISVATKGVVKLFNAVNKAQVAQKGLDPSKNRDAKELRKRTKEAFFSELGKPAVGTSVKAIASTSNVEGEQPSWAPLRDNYMLTSSRIKDWDKNMAGKNESDDNENISEDSSSNED is encoded by the exons ATGGTTTATGCTGATTCCTCTCGTTCAAGTCCTTTTAGTACAAAACGGATTGAACTTTTTCAAAG GTTGAATTATAAGAAAGTTAGTTTCTCCGAGGATGAAGGAGAAGATGCCGATGAAATTCAGCCAGGAATTACTAAATTCACCGAAGGTTGTAAAGCATTCAAGATGGCCTTCAAGAGTATTATACAGAAGAGTGTTTCTGATGACTTGTTG GGTCCGGTATTGTCGGCACAAAAGAATCTTGTTATAGAAAAGCTTGCGGAAGAGGAGGCAGAGCGCAAGGTCAAGGGAGAAGCAAAAAAGGAAAAGCTGATG CTAGCTGAAAAGGGACATGTCAAGCCTGCTACTTATTTGGACTCGCACGAAAAGTTTCTAATAAGTGTAGCAACCAAAGG GGTGGTCAAGCTGTTCAATGCT GTCAACAAGGCACAAGTTGCTCAGAAAGGACTGGACCCCTCAAAGAATAGGGATGCCAAAG AGTTAAGAAAACGCACCAAAGAAGCCTTCTTTTCAGAGTTAGGGAAGCCAGCAGTTGGCACCTCTGTAAAG GCTATTGCAAGCACAAGCAATGTAGAAGGTGAACAACCTTCATGGGCTCCATTACGAGATAATTATATGCTGACAAGTTCAAGAATAAAGGATTGGGACAAAAACATGGCT GGTAAAAATGAATCGGATGACAATGAAAATATTTCCGAAGATAGCAGTTCCAATGAAGATTAA